A region from the Melioribacter roseus P3M-2 genome encodes:
- a CDS encoding gamma carbonic anhydrase family protein — protein sequence METKLFPYKDKYPSIAPDVFIAPGAKIIGDVEILEGSSVWYNVVIRGDVNYVKIGKNTNIQDGSVLHVTNRKFPLIIENNVTVGHAAVLHGAILKKNSFVGMGAILLDGATLEPDSMVAAGSLVKQGFVVPSGKLVAGVPAKIIRDLTDEEIETIRQSALNYAEYARISAESLKNNDRV from the coding sequence ATGGAAACTAAACTCTTTCCTTACAAAGATAAATATCCTTCGATAGCGCCGGATGTTTTTATTGCTCCGGGAGCAAAAATTATCGGCGATGTCGAAATTCTGGAAGGCTCCTCCGTTTGGTACAACGTTGTGATAAGAGGGGACGTCAATTACGTTAAGATCGGTAAAAATACGAATATTCAGGACGGCTCCGTGCTGCACGTTACAAACAGGAAATTTCCACTGATAATTGAAAATAACGTTACAGTGGGGCACGCAGCGGTTCTGCACGGAGCAATACTCAAGAAAAATTCTTTTGTAGGTATGGGCGCAATTCTGCTCGACGGAGCAACTCTAGAGCCCGATTCGATGGTGGCAGCCGGCTCCCTGGTAAAACAAGGCTTTGTCGTTCCTTCGGGTAAACTTGTCGCGGGCGTGCCCGCTAAAATTATAAGAGATCTGACTGACGAAGAAATCGAGACAATTCGCCAATCCGCCCTAAACTACGCCGAATATGCCCGGATTTCCGCAGAATCACTAAAAAATAATGACCGGGTGTAA
- a CDS encoding 3-hydroxyacyl-CoA dehydrogenase family protein has product MPFKITAVVGAGTMGSGIAHVLSLNGYKVQLCDIDKAILEKALDIISKNMDRQIKKNIIDENGKNEALKRIEIIDTLDKISPDTDIVVEAVVEKYEVKTNIYNQLTKILKQEAIIASNTSSISITALAPKERAANFIGMHFMNPVPVMKLVEVVRGYETSDETTGKVIDLAKKLGKIPVEVNDYPGFISNRVLIPMINEAIFAFYEGVAAAESIDSIMKLGMNHPMGPLELADFIGLDVCLSIMEVLYEGYNDSKYRPCPLLKKMVSAGKLGRKSGEGFYKYK; this is encoded by the coding sequence ATGCCTTTTAAAATTACCGCCGTTGTCGGAGCCGGAACTATGGGTTCCGGAATAGCCCATGTGCTGTCATTAAACGGATACAAAGTCCAATTATGCGATATTGACAAAGCCATACTGGAAAAAGCTCTCGACATTATTTCGAAAAATATGGACAGACAGATTAAAAAAAATATAATCGATGAAAATGGTAAAAATGAAGCGTTGAAACGAATTGAAATTATCGATACTTTGGATAAGATCAGTCCGGATACGGATATTGTAGTTGAAGCAGTGGTTGAAAAATATGAAGTTAAGACGAATATTTACAATCAGTTAACTAAAATTCTGAAACAAGAAGCAATAATAGCTTCCAATACGTCTTCAATTTCGATAACTGCGCTGGCCCCTAAAGAGCGCGCCGCTAATTTTATCGGAATGCATTTTATGAATCCGGTACCGGTTATGAAACTAGTTGAGGTTGTAAGAGGATACGAAACTTCGGACGAGACAACCGGTAAAGTAATTGATCTGGCTAAAAAGCTCGGCAAGATTCCGGTAGAAGTCAATGATTATCCGGGTTTTATTAGCAATCGCGTACTTATACCAATGATTAACGAAGCTATTTTTGCGTTTTATGAAGGAGTGGCTGCTGCGGAAAGTATCGATTCGATAATGAAATTAGGCATGAATCATCCGATGGGACCGCTTGAACTAGCAGATTTTATCGGTTTGGACGTATGTCTTTCAATAATGGAAGTTTTATATGAAGGTTATAACGATTCGAAATATAGACCTTGTCCGTTATTAAAAAAGATGGTTTCAGCCGGCAAATTAGGACGCAAATCAGGCGAAGGATTTTACAAATACAAATAA
- a CDS encoding tyrosine-type recombinase/integrase: MPNGNIKNIIGRLLSEMSGVNRVSQNTIDAYSIDLNQFAGFCEEIGISSIDQISERHLRNYLVNLNEAGLSKTSVARKLSSLRKLFQFAFKNNFIKTNPIKKIPNPKVKRKLPETISASYYEEILAKIDSSEEDDEIKRANKIIVELLYGCALRVSELTALKLKDIDLDNRVIKVWGKGSKTRYAPVGSKTHKILKEYIAFLESKSHDDFLIKLKGKPVDRFYVYRLVKKLLSGYELKRKSPHILRHSSATHMLDNDADLLAVKEFLGHENLSTTQIYTHVSIERIKKIYKQAHPKSKKESL; the protein is encoded by the coding sequence ATGCCCAACGGAAATATAAAAAATATAATCGGCAGGCTGTTGTCTGAAATGTCGGGTGTCAATCGGGTTTCTCAAAATACCATCGACGCTTACTCGATAGATCTGAATCAATTTGCCGGATTTTGCGAGGAAATCGGAATTTCCTCTATCGATCAAATTTCCGAACGCCATCTGCGCAATTACCTCGTAAACCTGAACGAAGCCGGACTTAGCAAAACGTCCGTCGCCCGTAAATTGTCTTCATTGCGAAAACTATTTCAATTTGCTTTCAAGAATAATTTTATAAAAACGAATCCGATAAAAAAAATTCCGAATCCGAAAGTCAAAAGAAAACTGCCCGAAACTATAAGCGCTTCTTATTACGAGGAGATTCTTGCAAAGATCGATTCGTCGGAAGAAGACGACGAAATTAAACGCGCCAATAAAATTATTGTTGAGCTTTTGTACGGGTGCGCCCTTCGCGTTTCCGAACTTACTGCTCTAAAATTGAAGGATATCGACCTCGATAACAGAGTTATAAAAGTATGGGGCAAAGGTTCGAAGACAAGGTATGCGCCGGTCGGTTCCAAAACGCATAAAATTTTGAAGGAATATATTGCATTTCTGGAATCAAAAAGCCACGACGACTTTTTGATTAAACTGAAAGGCAAACCGGTGGACAGATTTTATGTTTATCGACTTGTAAAAAAGCTTTTAAGCGGCTACGAATTAAAACGTAAGAGCCCGCATATATTGAGACACAGTTCGGCGACTCATATGCTCGACAACGACGCCGATCTTCTGGCAGTTAAAGAATTCCTGGGCCACGAGAATCTTTCCACTACGCAGATCTATACGCACGTCAGTATCGAAAGAATCAAAAAAATTTACAAACAAGCTCATCCAAAATCAAAAAAGGAGTCGTTATGA
- the hpf gene encoding ribosome hibernation-promoting factor, HPF/YfiA family yields the protein MNIKITSRKFRAKDSLKNFIKEEIKSAEKFYDDILDVDVILSYTKLEDSIKTAEIIAQIPGKTLSVSHSSDDFEKSVSAAVEKLIRQLKKVKTQRIARK from the coding sequence ATGAATATCAAAATTACATCCCGTAAATTCAGAGCAAAAGATTCCTTGAAGAATTTCATCAAAGAGGAAATCAAGTCGGCTGAAAAATTTTACGACGATATTCTGGACGTCGACGTCATATTGAGCTACACAAAACTTGAGGACAGCATAAAAACCGCCGAAATAATTGCTCAAATACCGGGAAAAACATTATCGGTTTCGCATTCGAGCGACGACTTCGAAAAATCGGTTTCCGCCGCCGTCGAAAAATTGATCAGACAGCTCAAAAAAGTCAAAACACAAAGGATTGCAAGGAAATAA
- the hprK gene encoding HPr(Ser) kinase/phosphatase, with amino-acid sequence MKLDDRNISRKEFITVDFFFNKTKEKFKLRLLNDRVGFDRKIKDQNLHRPGLPLAGFLDLFAYSRIQVFGNTEMSYLHSLSKEERIDSLNRIFKFEIPCIIITNSNLPSPEMIELANKFNIPIFGSDYTTTKLIYLLGDFLDDQFAPRITVHGSLVDVYGVGILFTGKSGIGKSEVALDLVERGHRLVADDVVILTKKGEGILMASGTDLVKHFMELRGIGIIDIRSMFGVRAIRYQKRLEVVVELEIWNDKVNYTRTGLEDTFIKILEVEIPYIKLPIIPGKNITVISEIIAINYLLKHYGYDAAKILQKRIEDQIRKKGEDYDRTVDYFEHDFE; translated from the coding sequence ATGAAGCTTGACGATAGAAATATCTCAAGAAAAGAGTTTATTACAGTCGATTTCTTTTTCAATAAGACAAAAGAAAAATTCAAGTTAAGATTGCTAAACGACCGGGTCGGTTTCGACAGAAAAATCAAAGATCAAAACCTTCATCGTCCGGGTTTGCCGCTTGCCGGATTTCTCGATTTGTTTGCTTACAGCAGGATCCAGGTGTTCGGCAATACGGAAATGAGTTATCTTCACAGTTTGTCTAAAGAAGAACGGATTGATTCTTTGAATCGTATTTTTAAATTCGAAATTCCTTGCATCATTATTACGAACAGCAATCTGCCTTCGCCGGAGATGATAGAACTTGCAAATAAATTTAACATACCGATCTTCGGTTCGGATTATACAACCACTAAATTGATTTATTTACTCGGAGATTTTCTCGACGATCAATTTGCGCCGCGAATTACGGTGCACGGTTCGCTGGTAGACGTCTACGGCGTCGGTATCTTATTTACCGGCAAATCGGGCATAGGCAAAAGCGAAGTAGCGCTCGACCTTGTCGAAAGGGGACACAGATTGGTCGCTGACGACGTCGTAATTCTGACCAAAAAGGGCGAAGGAATTCTGATGGCTTCCGGAACCGACCTGGTTAAACATTTTATGGAATTAAGAGGCATCGGCATTATCGATATCCGAAGTATGTTTGGCGTGCGAGCAATACGATATCAGAAACGACTCGAAGTGGTAGTCGAGCTCGAAATCTGGAACGATAAAGTCAATTACACGCGGACGGGACTCGAAGATACGTTTATTAAAATCCTCGAAGTCGAAATACCGTACATCAAACTTCCGATTATTCCAGGAAAAAATATTACCGTAATTTCGGAAATTATCGCCATCAATTATTTGCTGAAACATTACGGATACGACGCGGCAAAAATTTTACAAAAAAGAATAGAGGATCAAATTCGTAAAAAAGGCGAAGATTACGACCGGACGGTCGACTATTTCGAACACGATTTCGAATAG
- a CDS encoding PSP1 domain-containing protein, protein MIYINRSDNTEIKSTDKFIPSNGKTRSYQSIVIDKFHACSHHGCFNCKPEFYSRAPLDKRNIVEIECDGLLNCEYCVVENGLELFPYDFVIVKQNDELEIAQVKSIGEIVRIKRSSMGLFGEELPVIIRKMNSEDAQKLNRNLKDEERAIGFFKNAVAHHKLEMKLVKIHYQFDRKKLYFFYTADGRVDFRELAKTLAAEFKTRIELRQIGVRDEAREIGGIGTCGREFCCSSFLNNFRKITTQLATEQNLMSSLGKLSGPCGKLKCCLSYEVE, encoded by the coding sequence TTGATTTATATAAATCGTTCTGACAATACGGAAATTAAGTCTACGGATAAATTTATTCCATCCAACGGAAAGACTCGATCATACCAATCAATAGTTATAGACAAATTTCACGCCTGTTCGCACCACGGTTGTTTTAATTGTAAGCCGGAATTTTATTCCAGAGCTCCGCTCGACAAACGCAATATTGTGGAAATAGAATGCGACGGACTGCTCAATTGCGAGTATTGTGTGGTTGAAAACGGACTGGAACTGTTTCCGTATGATTTTGTTATTGTTAAACAAAACGACGAGCTCGAGATTGCTCAGGTCAAATCGATCGGAGAAATAGTTCGTATAAAAAGGAGCTCGATGGGACTCTTCGGCGAGGAATTGCCGGTAATAATCCGTAAAATGAATTCCGAAGACGCCCAGAAATTGAATCGCAATTTGAAGGACGAGGAAAGGGCTATCGGATTTTTCAAAAATGCCGTTGCGCATCACAAGCTCGAAATGAAGCTCGTAAAAATTCATTACCAGTTCGACAGAAAAAAACTTTATTTTTTCTATACCGCAGACGGAAGAGTCGATTTCAGAGAACTGGCAAAAACGCTTGCCGCTGAATTTAAAACCCGCATTGAACTGCGTCAAATCGGAGTTAGGGACGAAGCCAGAGAAATCGGGGGAATCGGAACATGCGGCAGGGAATTCTGCTGCTCCTCGTTTTTGAATAATTTTAGAAAAATTACAACACAACTTGCCACTGAACAAAACTTAATGTCTAGTCTGGGAAAATTGAGCGGTCCTTGCGGCAAGCTCAAATGCTGCCTCTCTTACGAAGTAGAATAA
- a CDS encoding M23 family metallopeptidase gives MKKFYYFSKSKLKFVEVENFYKKFLFLVTFVSVVISFFIFGTYLVVNEYINPDSEIRKLKKDNALLRSRLETMTEKYVELDKRVKELKDLSYSLRLTANLDVDSSQFGTGGAVFTPLTTNNPVTISNFVKNIDNLINKVENDVVSERKNYNEIVRKLKENEVLFASMPAIKPCEGTITDDFGLRLHPILKVRRMHNGVDIITDVGTKVYAPGDGIVTFAGRRGSYGLTLEIDHGFGYKTVYAHLKQTKVRKGQKVKRGDLIALSGNSGLSTGPHLHYEVRHNDIPLNPLNFIYEDVDLFEFVKK, from the coding sequence ATGAAAAAATTTTACTACTTTTCAAAATCTAAGCTCAAATTTGTAGAAGTCGAAAACTTCTACAAAAAGTTCCTGTTTCTGGTGACCTTCGTTTCGGTCGTCATTTCTTTCTTTATTTTTGGAACTTACCTGGTCGTTAACGAGTATATAAACCCCGATTCTGAAATAAGAAAGTTGAAAAAAGACAACGCATTGTTACGGTCGAGACTCGAAACGATGACGGAGAAATATGTGGAACTCGATAAGAGGGTAAAAGAGCTAAAGGATTTAAGTTATTCCTTGAGGCTTACGGCTAACCTGGACGTCGACAGCAGTCAATTCGGAACGGGAGGGGCCGTATTTACGCCTTTGACGACCAATAATCCCGTTACAATTTCAAATTTCGTTAAAAATATCGATAATTTGATCAATAAAGTTGAAAACGATGTCGTTTCCGAGCGTAAGAATTACAATGAAATCGTAAGAAAATTAAAGGAAAACGAAGTATTGTTTGCCTCGATGCCTGCAATTAAACCGTGCGAGGGAACAATTACAGACGATTTCGGATTAAGATTGCATCCGATATTAAAAGTTCGAAGAATGCATAACGGCGTCGATATTATTACTGATGTCGGCACAAAAGTTTATGCGCCCGGAGACGGTATAGTTACTTTTGCTGGCAGAAGAGGCAGCTACGGACTTACGCTCGAAATCGACCATGGCTTCGGATACAAGACAGTTTATGCCCACTTAAAGCAGACAAAAGTGAGAAAAGGACAAAAAGTAAAAAGAGGCGATCTTATTGCTCTTTCGGGGAATTCCGGATTGTCAACCGGTCCCCATTTACATTATGAAGTAAGGCATAATGATATTCCTTTGAATCCTTTGAATTTTATTTATGAAGATGTTGATTTATTTGAATTTGTAAAAAAATAG
- the topA gene encoding type I DNA topoisomerase, with protein MSKDLILVESPSKAKTINKYVGRKYIVEATVGHIKNLPKSKLGIDVDDQFKTKMVTIRGKSDIIKRIKNLASKSKNIYIATDPDREGEAIAQDVLDILNEKDRAKVRRVLFNEITKNAVNKALENPLRIDDKLVSSQRARRVMDRIIGYQVSPFLWKAVIDQYGSSLSAGRVQSVALRLICEREEEIERFIPTEYWSIVAIFKTDSGEEFSAKLFEIEGKQLKIQPKPEMTDKDWEEFLKENFAINSEEIANKILSEIKNVEDFEISEINKRQTKRNPAPPFITSTLQVEASRRLGFRPRRTMMLAQQLYEGVAIGDEGLTGLITYMRTDSTRLSDEILEDARLHIKNQYGDKYLPEAPRIYQSKKKNVQDAHEAIRPTSLKHTPEYVKPYLDAAQFKLYELIWNRFIASQMEPALLENTTVSVRGGKFVFKATGSALLFDGFLKVYDDSNGNDENNNDDDMKNAKIPAGLKKNQILALKEINPNQHFTKPPARFTESSLIKELESKGIGRPSTYALIVSTILDRKYVESVDRKLVPTELGKKVNEILVKNFPNIFDVGFTAKMEDELDSIAEGENDYVQVLKDFYQPFSETLAKVESTLEKIKCDKCGSDMELKIGRYGKFLACTNYPECKNIKSLKEISNTKNEPEYTGNKCPKCEGQTIYRESRYGRFIGCENYPDCDYTEQITTGIKCPECGEGELTPKRTKRGRIFYSCSRYPDCEYATWKLPKAEEVDND; from the coding sequence ATGAGCAAAGATCTAATTCTTGTTGAGTCCCCGTCTAAAGCCAAGACAATAAATAAATACGTAGGCAGAAAATATATTGTAGAAGCCACGGTAGGTCATATAAAAAATTTGCCCAAGAGTAAATTGGGCATCGATGTGGATGATCAGTTCAAAACTAAAATGGTTACAATACGCGGTAAGAGCGATATTATTAAAAGAATCAAGAATCTGGCGTCGAAGTCGAAAAATATCTATATTGCCACCGACCCCGATCGTGAAGGCGAAGCCATTGCGCAGGATGTGCTCGATATTCTTAATGAAAAGGACAGAGCAAAAGTGCGACGCGTATTGTTTAATGAAATAACAAAAAATGCCGTTAACAAAGCGCTCGAAAATCCTCTCCGGATTGACGATAAATTGGTTAGTTCGCAAAGAGCGCGTCGTGTAATGGATCGGATTATCGGCTATCAGGTAAGCCCGTTTCTCTGGAAAGCCGTTATCGATCAATACGGCAGTTCGCTTTCCGCCGGCAGAGTTCAATCGGTTGCTCTTCGTTTGATTTGCGAACGGGAAGAGGAAATTGAAAGGTTTATTCCGACCGAGTATTGGTCGATTGTAGCCATTTTCAAAACAGACAGCGGCGAAGAATTTTCGGCTAAACTCTTTGAAATCGAAGGCAAACAGTTGAAAATTCAACCCAAACCCGAAATGACGGATAAAGACTGGGAAGAATTTCTTAAAGAAAATTTTGCCATTAACTCCGAAGAGATAGCTAATAAAATATTATCGGAAATCAAGAACGTCGAAGATTTTGAGATTTCCGAAATTAACAAACGCCAGACGAAAAGAAATCCCGCTCCTCCATTTATCACAAGCACACTGCAGGTAGAAGCCTCCAGACGGCTCGGCTTCCGGCCACGCCGCACTATGATGCTGGCTCAGCAACTTTACGAAGGCGTTGCCATCGGAGACGAAGGATTGACGGGTTTGATTACATATATGAGAACAGACTCTACGCGTCTGAGCGACGAAATTTTAGAGGACGCCCGTCTGCATATCAAAAACCAGTACGGCGATAAGTATCTGCCCGAGGCGCCCAGAATTTACCAGTCAAAAAAGAAGAACGTTCAGGACGCTCACGAAGCTATTCGTCCCACGTCTCTGAAGCATACCCCCGAATACGTAAAACCTTACCTGGACGCCGCACAGTTCAAACTCTACGAGTTGATCTGGAACCGTTTTATCGCCTCGCAAATGGAACCGGCATTACTCGAAAATACTACCGTTTCCGTCAGGGGAGGCAAGTTTGTTTTTAAAGCCACTGGTTCTGCACTGTTGTTCGACGGCTTTCTTAAAGTGTACGACGATTCAAACGGAAATGATGAAAACAATAATGACGACGATATGAAAAATGCTAAAATTCCGGCGGGACTCAAGAAAAATCAAATTTTGGCGTTGAAAGAAATTAACCCGAATCAGCATTTTACTAAGCCGCCCGCTCGTTTTACCGAAAGCAGTTTGATCAAAGAATTGGAAAGCAAAGGTATCGGACGTCCGAGCACTTACGCTCTGATAGTAAGCACTATTCTCGACAGAAAATACGTCGAAAGCGTCGACCGTAAATTGGTTCCGACTGAGCTGGGGAAAAAAGTAAATGAAATTTTAGTGAAGAATTTTCCGAATATATTTGATGTGGGCTTTACGGCAAAAATGGAAGACGAACTCGACTCGATAGCAGAAGGCGAAAATGATTACGTCCAGGTGCTCAAAGATTTCTATCAGCCGTTTTCAGAAACTCTCGCAAAGGTCGAATCGACGCTCGAAAAAATTAAATGCGACAAATGCGGCTCCGACATGGAGCTGAAGATTGGCAGATACGGAAAATTTCTCGCATGCACTAATTATCCCGAATGTAAAAACATCAAATCTCTCAAAGAGATCAGCAATACAAAAAACGAACCCGAATATACCGGCAATAAATGCCCTAAATGCGAAGGGCAAACGATTTATCGTGAAAGCAGATACGGCAGATTTATCGGATGCGAAAACTATCCCGATTGCGATTATACCGAACAGATTACAACCGGCATTAAATGCCCGGAATGCGGCGAAGGCGAATTGACTCCCAAAAGGACTAAACGCGGAAGAATTTTTTACAGTTGCAGCAGATATCCCGACTGTGAATACGCTACGTGGAAACTTCCGAAAGCGGAAGAAGTCGACAACGACTAA
- the ybeY gene encoding rRNA maturation RNase YbeY, whose product MIRNVHVYSSFKISKKVIHKIVKLLKDENKLKIINLEINIVDIPSIIELNKKYLNHNYATDVISLNYSENNTIIDGEIFICYNVAEENAKKYGVTFDDELKRLVVHGILHLIGFDDVSEKLRREMKLKEDFYVKKAKLLGNLLNG is encoded by the coding sequence TTGATCAGAAATGTGCATGTTTATTCGTCGTTTAAAATTTCGAAAAAAGTAATCCATAAAATTGTTAAATTGCTTAAAGACGAAAACAAACTCAAAATAATCAACCTTGAAATAAATATCGTCGATATACCGTCAATCATCGAATTAAATAAAAAATATTTGAACCATAACTATGCTACAGACGTTATTTCATTAAATTATTCGGAAAATAATACTATTATTGACGGAGAAATTTTTATTTGTTATAATGTTGCCGAAGAAAATGCTAAAAAATACGGAGTTACTTTCGATGATGAATTAAAAAGGCTGGTTGTGCACGGAATTTTGCATTTAATTGGATTTGACGACGTTTCAGAGAAACTGCGAAGAGAAATGAAACTTAAAGAAGATTTTTATGTTAAAAAGGCAAAACTTTTAGGAAATTTGTTAAATGGATAA
- a CDS encoding DNA polymerase III subunit, whose translation MKNTNPDNMWENVCGQTRAVEILNRFIKSRRVPHALIFYGSEGVGKFNTVLNFAEAIYKEYSPDIHHIEKIQKLREPYIKLITPLPRGKGETPDDSPTAKLTQNQVENLQKEIEKLIENPYHKLNIDGANTIKINSIRDIKKFICVDYHDIPYRFVFILDAHLMNDQAQNALLKSLEEPPEGLVFILVTSKIDLLLPTIQSRCWQIKFQPLSEKSVVDILKSKFGIEDDSARRAAHFSGGSVQKALKLIEYDIEFLLETVISILRYSIARKFHTASEHINKLAGSKKGEELALAIALIKVWLNDLIRNRFSYDDYYFEEFRDTLIKFNEKFPDAQVEKVFENLTEYEKGLSGNLNLNVITLSLIFELASLSMRNLN comes from the coding sequence ATGAAGAATACAAATCCTGATAACATGTGGGAGAATGTCTGCGGACAAACCAGAGCCGTTGAAATATTGAACAGATTTATTAAGTCAAGGCGTGTACCACACGCCTTGATTTTTTATGGCTCCGAAGGCGTCGGTAAATTCAATACGGTTCTTAATTTTGCCGAAGCAATTTACAAAGAGTATTCTCCCGATATCCATCACATCGAAAAAATTCAAAAACTGAGAGAACCCTATATAAAGTTGATAACGCCTCTTCCGAGAGGAAAGGGGGAAACACCCGACGATTCTCCTACCGCTAAACTCACACAAAATCAAGTTGAAAACCTGCAGAAGGAAATAGAAAAACTGATCGAGAATCCTTATCATAAATTAAATATAGACGGCGCAAATACTATAAAAATTAATAGTATCCGCGACATCAAAAAATTTATATGCGTGGATTATCACGATATTCCGTATCGATTTGTTTTTATTCTGGATGCCCATTTAATGAACGATCAAGCTCAAAATGCGCTCTTGAAAAGCCTTGAAGAACCACCCGAAGGACTTGTTTTTATTCTCGTAACGAGTAAGATCGATCTACTGTTGCCGACTATTCAGTCCAGATGCTGGCAAATAAAATTTCAACCTTTGAGTGAAAAAAGCGTAGTCGATATATTAAAAAGTAAATTCGGTATAGAAGACGATAGCGCTCGCAGAGCCGCTCATTTTTCAGGCGGATCGGTGCAGAAAGCGCTCAAACTGATTGAATACGATATCGAATTTCTGCTTGAAACCGTTATATCGATATTGCGTTATTCAATTGCGCGTAAGTTTCATACCGCATCCGAACATATAAATAAATTAGCCGGCTCCAAAAAAGGCGAAGAACTGGCGCTGGCGATTGCGCTTATAAAAGTCTGGCTGAACGATCTGATTCGCAATCGTTTTTCGTACGACGATTATTATTTCGAGGAATTTAGGGATACCCTGATTAAATTTAATGAAAAATTTCCCGACGCCCAGGTCGAAAAAGTCTTTGAAAATTTGACCGAATACGAAAAAGGATTGTCCGGAAATTTGAACTTGAATGTGATAACTCTTAGCCTTATATTTGAATTGGCTTCATTGTCGATGAGGAATTTAAATTGA
- a CDS encoding transglutaminase-like domain-containing protein produces MEYEASRNPYFRKFVFETFGNIKDRKELYKKIWEYVRNNFIYQDDLFDESLTSPKLMIDIKFGDCDDFALFIKSVLTVLNIPAFYLIAGTENEYSHILVYADGYFIDGTNKKFNYLDDNIFKNRALVI; encoded by the coding sequence ATGGAATATGAAGCGTCCCGGAATCCTTACTTCAGGAAGTTTGTTTTTGAAACGTTCGGCAATATTAAAGACCGGAAAGAATTGTATAAAAAAATTTGGGAATATGTAAGGAATAACTTCATTTATCAAGATGATTTATTTGACGAAAGTTTAACAAGTCCAAAGTTAATGATTGATATTAAGTTCGGAGATTGCGACGATTTCGCTCTGTTTATTAAATCTGTTTTAACAGTATTGAATATTCCGGCGTTTTATTTAATCGCAGGAACGGAAAACGAATATTCTCATATTTTGGTTTATGCGGACGGTTATTTTATCGACGGGACAAATAAAAAATTCAATTACTTAGATGATAATATTTTCAAAAATAGGGCTTTGGTAATATGA
- a CDS encoding DUF2795 domain-containing protein, with product MIWTIELASYLDDAPWPATKEELIDYAERIGAPLEVIENLQELEDTEEPYESIEDIWPDYPTDEDFFYNDDEEYKS from the coding sequence ATGATTTGGACCATCGAATTGGCATCGTATCTCGACGATGCTCCGTGGCCCGCTACGAAAGAAGAACTGATTGACTATGCCGAACGTATTGGCGCTCCTTTGGAAGTGATTGAGAATCTGCAGGAACTCGAAGATACCGAGGAGCCATACGAATCGATTGAAGATATATGGCCTGATTACCCGACAGACGAAGACTTCTTTTACAACGACGATGAAGAATACAAATCCTGA
- a CDS encoding DUF494 family protein, translating into MDNMKPKVIEIISKILDGLGKGKSLEELNKYFSQKKKYDKQTLSIAFSLIYDKIILQNSFQMLEEKAGIHKSRKSFRFLTEEEKDVLGVENYNYLMHLINVGLINPTTLEDILEQISMFPENKVSRNELNWIVLLSLVDFESDVPPGSRILLYTSDSVN; encoded by the coding sequence ATGGATAACATGAAACCCAAAGTAATTGAAATAATTTCAAAAATTCTGGACGGTCTGGGTAAAGGGAAATCGCTCGAAGAATTGAATAAATATTTTTCTCAAAAGAAAAAGTATGACAAACAGACTCTCAGTATAGCCTTTAGTCTGATTTATGATAAAATCATTCTTCAAAACAGCTTCCAAATGCTGGAAGAAAAAGCAGGTATTCATAAATCCAGAAAGAGCTTCCGTTTTCTGACCGAAGAAGAAAAGGACGTACTGGGCGTGGAAAATTATAATTATCTGATGCATTTAATCAATGTGGGGTTGATCAATCCTACGACGCTCGAGGATATACTCGAACAGATTTCGATGTTTCCTGAAAATAAGGTAAGTCGAAACGAATTGAACTGGATTGTACTTCTGTCTCTGGTCGATTTCGAATCCGACGTTCCGCCCGGCAGCCGAATTCTGCTTTACACTTCCGATTCCGTCAATTAA